A window of the Dermacentor variabilis isolate Ectoservices unplaced genomic scaffold, ASM5094787v1 scaffold_12, whole genome shotgun sequence genome harbors these coding sequences:
- the Sec20 gene encoding vesicle transport protein Sec20, with amino-acid sequence MRAAIPYVPGISKTLSRVLRSYDVEVAHVPVCKLRQALVGGKDRLPRESFPGVVYKIPCADCDYAYIEPASWSAVTVDGMASLWKSNIKNTSNSANTERNLLQEILKLDLRVKSCIQNIQSGCTSREDLNANNLEAAESMRSYKKMLEALKAFAMEQDKVQDKERLLLKAEECVKGMKCNIEALRKANLAAEVNIHDQDRERLLSGGHVRQRGRADKETLLRSTSGMTENLFSISRMMADQVKHSENALDLLVGTSSVITESQEESRQMGSAILQSKKLLTKYGRREMTDRVLIFLALLFFFACVLYVLKRRLF; translated from the exons ATGCGTGCTGCCATACCTTACGTTCCAGGGATAAGCAAAACCTTGTCTCGCGTTCTACGCAGctatgacgttgaggtggcgcacgtgcccgtgtgtaagctgaggcaagcgctcgtcggcggtaaggacaggcttccgagagaatcgtttcccggcgtggtctataagataccctgcgcagattgcgactacgcatacatcg agccagccagctggTCCGCTGTGACCGTCGACGGCATGGCAAGCTTATGGAAAAGTAACATTAAAAATACGAGTAATAGTGCAAACACTGAAAGGAACCTACTTCAGGAGATTCTCAAGCTAGATCTACGAGTAAAGTCATGCATACAG AACATCCAAAGTGGTTGCACAAGTCGAGAGGATTTGAACGCCAATAATTTGGAAGCTGCAGAGAGTATGCGTAGctacaaaaaaatgttggag GCTTTGAAAGCATTTGCAATGGAGCAGGACAAAGTTCAGGACAAGGAGAGGTTACTACTGAAGGCTGAAGAGTGtgtgaaaggaatgaaatg caacattgaaGCACTACGCAAGGCAAACCTTGCTGCTGAAGTGAACATTCATGACCAGGACAGAGAGCGGCTCCTGTCTGGAGGACATGTCAGGCAAAG GGGCCGTGCAGACAAGGAAACACTGCTGAGGAGCACGTCTGGCATGACAGAGAATCTGTTCTCCATCAGCAGAATGATGGCGGACCAGGTCAAGCACAGTGAAAACGCATTAGATTTACTTG tgGGCACATCGTCAGTTATTACAGAAAGCCAGGAGGAATCTCGGCAGATGGGCAGTGCAATTCTGCAGTCAAAGAAATTGCTCACAAAGTATGGCCGCAGGGAGATGACTGATCGTGTGCTTATTTTCCTagcacttttgtttttctttgcctgTGTTCTCTATGTGCTGAAACGAAGACTTTTTTAA